Proteins encoded together in one Solanum lycopersicum chromosome 7, SLM_r2.1 window:
- the LOC101256605 gene encoding COP1-interactive protein 1: MEAETATTDVPVVQVSEKIEGGKEDLIKVSNGEIGQTEHEESAFDGEFIKVEKEALESKDGSDAAAEASHAEGKVSVMDRSSNISASSREYLEAEEKAKELELELERVAGSLKDTESQNVKLKDELSLTKEKLEETARKFEDLELDHKKLQEQIAEAENRYSTELNALQEALQAQELNNKEHVNVKEAFDRLGLEFESSKKKMEELEQELLASAGEAQKFEELHKQSGSLAESETKKALDFERLLELSKQNAKEVEDQMASLQEELKSLNVKIAENQKVEEALVNTASELSKVQGELETSKSQVQDIESKLASKEALIDELSQELNTRKASESQVKENISSLELLISSTKEDLQAKVSELEGIKLKLQEEVGLKEQIEGKLKSQETQLSESQEELAKLSTEKGALEAAVAELNNSVVQMKELCSDLEVKLQLSDDKFSNADSLLSQALANSAELEQKLKSLEEVHLESSNAITTANQKKVELEDMLQISNAAIEEAKSQLKEMENRCAAAEERNVELEQQINLVELKSNDTKRELEEFSEKVSELSATLEKTLEERKQLDTRLQEYEEKIAHLDSELVKSTARNLELEAELKSVADKCAEHEGRANTTDQRSRELEDLMLVSHSKVEESGKKVSDLEQLLETEKHRIQELEEQISTLEKKGVAAEAESKKHSDRASELEAEVETFQAKLSSLEAALKETKEKESELSQSLSNVTEEKRNLEDVYKREQDEFSGKVSEVQANLEKTLEERKQLDTRLQEYEEKIAHLDSELVKSSARNLELEAELRSVADKCAEHEDRANTTDQRSRELEDLMLVSHSKVEETSKKASDLELLLETEKYRIQELEEQISILEKKCATAEEESKKHSDRASELEAEVVIFQTKSSSLEVVLAETKEKEKELSQCLNSVTEDKKNLEDVYRNSIEKLAETEGLLEILRNELNSTQQRLEGIENDLNATGLRESEVMEKLKSAEEQLERQGRVLEQATARSIELESLHDTLKTDYELKLEDASGKFVTRDSEAQTLNEKLKALEDQLKSYEEQIGKSAESFSAVKEELDQVLVKLASSETDNEGLKKKILEAEDKAADILSENQQLMETNMLLKNRVSDLEELLSSAHEEKEDSVQQLVSHMNTITELTEQHSRASELQSATEARISETEAKMHEAIQNLTQKESEGKELMDKLHSFEALVKTYEEQTHETATLAENQKMELEQSHKNLRHLESVVEELKGKYTELEKEKEGLTQENIKLKGEMSSNDSKLNDLEAKVSAAFAEKNEAVEELKSSNKVIDNLKEQLTSEGQKLQLQLSSILEENNLLNETHQTSKKEHQNVIAHLEEQLKAIKSSEASLKSQLEVFQAEIHQKSQLESRIKELEDHLGSAEAQVKEEKEAMSNKGLEHEATLKSSSEELQAKSKEVVVLQNQVKELEEKLKQKDIGGSSNDQKDEVEVKSRDIGQMLSTPTKRKSKKKSEVSSTQPSSSEPQVQHIEGSSALPLKFILGVALVSVILGIILGKRY, from the exons ATGGAAGCAGAGACAGCAACCACAGATGTACCAGTGGTACAGGTTTCAGAAAAGATAGAGGGCGGCAAAGAAGATCTTATTAAG GTGTCCAATGGCGAGATAGGTCAGACGGAGCACGAAGAGTCTGCTTTTGACGGAGAGTTTATAAAAGTAGAGAAGGAAGCTTTGGAATCAAAGGATGGTTCAGATGCTGCAGCTGAAGCTTCTCATGCAGAGGGCAAAGTGTCTGTAATGGACCGCAGTTCAAATATTTCAGCTTCTAGCAGAGAATATCTTGAAGCAGAAGAAAAGGCTAAAGAACTTGAGCTTGAATTGGAAAGAGTTGCTGGTTCATTAAAAGACACTGAATCTCAAAACGTGAAGTTAAAGGATGAATTGTCGCTCACAAAAGAGAAGCTGGAGGAAACTGCAAGAAAATTTGAAGACCTTGAACTTGATCACAAGAAATTGCAAGAGCAGATTGCAGAAGCAGAAAATAGATATAGCACTGAGCTTAATGCTTTGCAAGAGGCGTTGCAAGCTCAAGAATTGAATAACAAGGAGCATGTTAATGTTAAGGAGGCCTTTGACAGACTTGGTCTCGAGTTTGAAAGCTCAAAGAAGAAGATGGAAGAGCTTGAACAAGAGCTGCTGGCTTCCGCAGGTGAGGCTCAAAAGTTTGAGGAGTTGCACAAACAAAGTGGCTCACTTGCAGAATCAGAGACAAAGAAGGCCTTGGATTTTGAAAGATTGCTGGAGTTGTCGAAACAGAATGCAAAAGAAGTTGAAGACCAGATGGCTTCTTTACAAGAAGAACTCAAGAGCCTAAATGTGAAGATTGCTGAAAACCAGAAGGTTGAAGAAGCACTCGTGAATACAGCTTCAGAGCTTTCTAAAGTTCAAGGAGAGTTAGAGACCTCAAAATCACAAGTGCAAGATATTGAGAGTAAACTTGCATCAAAAGAAGCTCTTATAGATGAATTAAGCCAAGAGCTTAACACGAGAAAAGCTTCTGAATCTCAGGTGAAGGAGAATATTTCGTCTCTTGAGCTTTTAATATCATCCACTAAAGAAGATCTTCAGGCTAAGGTATCTGAGTTGGAAGGCATAAAGTTGAAACTTCAGGAGGAAGTAGGTTTAAAGGAACAGATTGAGGGTAAACTGAAAAGCCAGGAAACACAACTCTCAGAGTCACAGGAGGAGCTGGCCAAATTATCTACAGAAAAGGGAGCTCTTGAAGCTGCTGTAGCCGAGCTAAACAATAGTGTGGTCCAGATGAAGGAATTATGTAGTGATCTAGAGGTGAAATTGCAGCTTTCAGATGATAAATTCAGCAATGCTGATTCTCTTCTTTCTCAAGCTTTAGCAAACAGTGCGGAGCTGGAACAGAAGCTGAAATCATTGGAAGAGGTTCACCTTGAATCGTCAAATGCCATAACTACTGCCAACCAGAAAAAAGTTGAGCTCGAAGACATGCTACAAATATCCAATGCTGCTATAGAAGAAGCAAAATCGCAGCTTAAAGAAATGGAGAATCGCTGTGCTGCAGCTGAAGAGAGGAATGTGGAGCTAGAACAGCAAATAAATCTGGTGGAACTGAAGAGCAATGATACGAAGAGGGAACTAGAAGAGTTCTCAGAGAAAGTTTCTGAACTAAGTGCCACCCTTGAGAAGACCCTGGAAGAAAGAAAACAGCTGGATACCAGATTGCAGGAGTATGAGGAGAAGATAGCTCATTTGGATTCTGAGTTGGTCAAATCAACTGCTCGTAATTTAGAACTTGAAGCTGAGCTTAAAAGTGTTGCTGACAAGTGTGCTGAGCATGAAGGTCGGGCCAACACCACTGATCAACGCAGCCGTGAATTAGAGGATTTGATGCTGGTATCTCACTCGAAAGTAGAGGAATCTGGCAAAAAGGTGAGTGATTTGGAGCAATTGCTTGAAACAGAGAAGCATAGGATTCAGGAGCTTGAAGAACAAATAAGCACATTAGAGAAGAAAGGTGTGGCGGCAGAAGCAGAATCCAAGAAGCATTCTGACAGGGCATCTGAGCTTGAAGCAGAAGTAGAGACATTCCAAGCAAAATTATCAAGCCTTGAGGCTGCCCTTAAAGAGACCAAGGAGAAGGAGAGTGAATTGAGTCAATCCCTAAGCAATGTGACTGAAGAGAAGAGAAACTTAGAGGATGTCTACAAGAGGGAACAAGACGAGTTCTCCGGGAAAGTTTCTGAAGTACAGGCCAACCTTGAGAAGACCCTGGAAGAAAGGAAACAGCTGGATACTAGGTTGCAGGAGTACGAGGAGAAGATAGCTCATTTGGATTCTGAGTTGGTCAAATCAAGTGCTCGTAATTTAGAACTTGAAGCAGAGCTTAGAAGTGTTGCTGACAAGTGCGCTGAGCATGAAGATCGGGCCAATACCACAGATCAACGTAGCCGTGAACTAGAGGACTTGATGCTGGTATCACACTCTAAAGTAGAGGAAACTAGCAAAAAGGCGAGTGATTTGGAGCTATTGCTCGAAACGGAGAAATATAGGATTCAGGAGCTTGAAGAACAAATAAGCATATTGGAGAAGAAATGTGCGACTGCAGAAGAAGAATCTAAGAAGCACTCTGACAGGGCATCTGAGCTTGAAGCAGAAGTAGTGATATTCCAAACAAAATCATCAAGCCTGGAGGTTGTTCTGGCAGAGAccaaggagaaggagaaggaatTGAGTCAATGTCTCAACAGTGTGACAGAGGATAAGAAAAACTTAGAGGATGTGTACAGGAACTCAATTGAAAAACTAGCTGAAACGGAAGGCTTGCTTGAGATCCTGCGTAATGAATTGAATTCCACACAACAAAGACTGGAAGGTATTGAGAATGATCTAAATGCTACTGGGTTGAGAGAGAGTGAGGTGATGGAGAAGCTCAAGTCAGCAGAAGAGCAGTTAGAGCGACAAGGAAGAGTTTTGGAGCAAGCAACAGCTCGAAGCATAGAGCTTGAGTCATTGCATGATACTCTGAAAACGGATTACGAGCTCAAACTCGAAGACGCATCTGGCAAGTTTGTTACCAGAGATTCAGAGGCACAAACATTGAATGAGAAACTGAAGGCTCTTGAAGATCAGCTAAAGAGTTATGAGGAGCAGATTGGTAAATCTGCCGAAAGCTTTTCAGCTGTGAAGGAAGAACTTGACCAGGTGTTGGTGAAACTGGCTTCATCTGAAACTGACAATGAGGgcctaaaaaagaaaatattggaGGCAGAAGATAAAGCTGCGGACATTTTATCTGAAAACCAACAATTAATGGAGACAAATATGCTTCTTAAGAACAGGGTGAGTGATCTTGAAGAACTGTTAAGCTCAGCCCATGAAGAAAAGGAGGACAGTGTTCAACAACTAGTTTCTCATATGAACACCATCACAGAACTGACAGAACAACATTCCAGAGCCTCTGAACTTCAATCGGCAACTGAAGCCCGCATATCAGAAACAGAGGCAAAGATGCACGAAGCCATTCAAAACCTAACCCAGAAAGAGTCTGAAGGTAAAGAATTAATGGATAAGCTACACTCTTTTGAAGCTCTGGTGAAAACATATGAAGAGCAGACTCATGAAACAGCTACTCTGGCTGAAAATCAAAAAATGGAACTAGAGCAAAGCCATAAGAATTTGCGTCATCTTGAAAGTGTTGTTGAAGAGCTGAAAGGGAAGTATACCGAGCTTGAAAAGGAGAAAGAAGGACTAACTCAAGAGAACATAAAGCTGAAGGGAGAAATGTCCTCAAATGACTCTAAACTCAATGATTTAGAAGCCAAAGTTTCAGCTGCATTTGCCGAGAAGAATGAAGCAGTTGAAGAGCTTAAATCTTCAAACAAGGTTATAGACAACTTAAAAGAGCAGCTTACTTCCGAGGGGCAGAAGCTACAACTTCAG TTATCATCCATTTTGGAGGAAAACAACTTGCTTAACGAAACACATCAAACCTCTAAGAAGGAACATCAAAATGTCATAGCACATCTTGAAGAACAGTTGAAAGCAATCAAGTCAAGTGAAGCTTCTCTGAAAAGTCAATTAGAAGTTTTCCAGGCTGAGATTCATCAGAAGTCTCAGTTGGAAAGCCGCATCAAGGAGCTTGAAGATCACTTAGGCAGTGCTGAAGCACAAGTAAAAGAAGAG AAAGAAGCTATGTCCAATAAGGGATTGGAGCATGAGGCTACTTTGAAGAGTTCATCAGAGGAGCTGCAAGCCAAAAGCAAGGAAGTAGTAGTACTACAAAACCAAGTCAAGGAACTTGAGGAGAAATTGAAGCAGAAG GATATTGGTGGCAGTAGTAATGATCAAAAGGATGAGGTAGAGGTGAAATCAAGGGATATTGGACAAATGCTCTCTACACCAACAAAGCGAAAGAGCAAGAAGAAGTCCGAAGTCTCTTCAACTCAACCATCCTCCAGTGAACCACAAGTTCAACACATTGAAGGATCTTCTGCCCTGCCCCTGAAATTTATTCTGGGGGTTGCTCTAGTTTCAGTGATCCTGGGAATAATTCTTGGTAAAAGATATTAG